One Verrucomicrobiales bacterium DNA window includes the following coding sequences:
- a CDS encoding TonB-dependent receptor, producing the protein MSTHAPVDLPTLTLKLSFRNKITRSQRLALVWGWLWVGLSGSGILFGASTEGKYVQVQSVQGSVSLARGKDPAKYTARTNDILNAGDRLSTGPRSQAQLLWYDRSILHVDQLSLVEIPPIAPKRSRLGFQLLQGLIYFFHRDSPEELEFRTPGVSAVVKGTEFALRVAPDGTTTLSVFEGAVELSDAGGAKATVLKQQQGVAQPGKPLEVRPMVGAANDLIQWFLYYPGVLDVTELPLTDRERSRVGDSLAAYALGDLLKARELFSASNDPASPSESPALRLYEASLLLSVGQVDAAQQLLRLSAEPASADQRLNALSESLLRMIAVVRNDPPSAAPVSPQLATEWVVQSYFEQSKGHLSAALQAARKATEASPQFGFAWTRVAELEFSHGRIRTASAALDTAIARSPRHAEALALRGFLLGAQNRTREAIAAFTEAIAMDPGLANAWLGRGLCRIRSGDSEQGQVDLLTAASAEPQRASLRSYLGKAFAETGQSTRAQHELELAKELDPRDPTASLYDALLQQRLNRVNAAVRELEQAENLNSNRRLYRSRLLLDQDRAVASANLATVYQDAGMAELSLREASRAVTADYASFSSHLFLANSYNALRDPRQIDLRYETPWQSEYLVAALLAPVGGGTLSPYVSQQEYSKFFERDRLGFSSRSDYLSGGDWYQAASLYGQFQNTSFAVDTTYRSEQGEQANGDLEQLNVDLKIKAQLTAQDSLFVQTTYFDATSGDVSALYNPSQSIVGLEVKETQEPILLTGYHHEWSPGHHTLLLAGRLDDSLSVTNPTQSTFWIVRDPDGSIVDSGTVQLQQDYRSRLEIYLAELQQIGEAGRWTWMGGARFQAGEFRTQNAHEVIPFGFPPIFSNSFQDLAQSEENSFERISTYGYVHRELHETLRATVGLSYDRLIYPENHRFAPLSAQESKAEQLSPKAGLIWTPGPRTTFRGAFTRSQGGASLDQSYQLEPSQVAGFQQSFRSLIPESIGSANAGASFETFGLAWDQKFSQSTYLMISGEVLNSEVERDLGVLDLTGVRPWRPSQVGESLDYRERVISVMAHQLVGELWSFGAKYQLIESELQDRFPEFVGNVRDAALEALLHQVKGFAIFTHPSGFFGQFDSVLLAQHNRGYTPELTDDTFWQFNLQAGYRFWQRRIEARVGILNLTDQDYRLNPLNLTARLPRDRTFMASFRFSY; encoded by the coding sequence TTGAGTACCCACGCGCCAGTGGATCTTCCCACTCTAACTCTTAAGCTGTCTTTTAGAAACAAGATCACCCGAAGCCAGCGCCTCGCGCTGGTCTGGGGGTGGCTCTGGGTTGGCTTGTCTGGGTCCGGGATCTTGTTTGGAGCGTCGACGGAGGGAAAATACGTGCAGGTTCAGTCGGTCCAGGGCAGCGTCTCATTGGCCCGCGGCAAGGATCCCGCCAAGTATACCGCCCGAACCAACGATATTCTGAACGCGGGAGATCGTTTAAGTACGGGCCCCAGAAGTCAGGCACAACTGCTCTGGTACGACCGCTCCATCCTCCACGTTGACCAGCTCAGCCTGGTGGAAATTCCACCCATCGCGCCCAAACGGAGCCGGCTCGGATTCCAATTATTGCAGGGGTTGATCTATTTTTTTCATCGAGACTCTCCCGAAGAGCTCGAGTTTAGAACCCCGGGAGTGTCGGCGGTGGTTAAGGGAACCGAGTTTGCGCTTCGGGTCGCCCCCGACGGCACCACCACCCTGAGCGTCTTCGAAGGCGCGGTGGAGTTGAGCGATGCGGGAGGAGCCAAGGCTACGGTGCTAAAACAGCAGCAAGGGGTGGCTCAACCCGGAAAACCCCTGGAGGTGCGGCCGATGGTGGGCGCGGCGAATGATTTGATTCAATGGTTCCTGTACTACCCCGGAGTCCTGGATGTTACCGAACTTCCGCTGACGGACCGGGAGCGGAGCCGCGTGGGGGACTCGCTGGCCGCCTATGCACTGGGAGACCTGCTGAAAGCCAGAGAGCTCTTCAGCGCCAGCAACGATCCCGCCTCGCCTTCAGAATCCCCCGCCCTACGCCTCTACGAGGCCTCCCTGCTGCTCAGTGTAGGCCAGGTAGATGCCGCGCAGCAGCTGCTGCGTCTGAGCGCGGAACCAGCCTCCGCCGATCAGCGGCTGAACGCACTGAGCGAGTCCCTCCTCAGAATGATTGCTGTGGTGCGCAACGATCCGCCGTCAGCCGCTCCAGTCTCCCCGCAGTTGGCGACGGAGTGGGTGGTCCAATCTTATTTCGAGCAATCCAAAGGGCATCTGTCCGCCGCGCTTCAAGCGGCACGGAAGGCCACTGAAGCCTCTCCCCAGTTCGGGTTCGCGTGGACACGTGTCGCGGAATTGGAGTTCAGCCATGGGCGCATTCGCACGGCGAGTGCCGCTCTCGATACCGCCATCGCTCGCAGCCCCCGACACGCGGAAGCGCTGGCCTTGCGGGGATTCCTACTCGGAGCGCAAAATCGCACACGCGAAGCCATCGCCGCTTTCACCGAAGCCATCGCGATGGATCCCGGCCTGGCCAACGCCTGGCTCGGACGGGGCCTCTGCCGCATTCGCAGCGGGGACAGCGAGCAAGGGCAAGTAGATCTCCTCACCGCCGCCAGCGCCGAGCCGCAGCGAGCCTCGTTGCGCAGTTACTTGGGGAAAGCGTTTGCCGAGACCGGCCAATCCACGCGCGCTCAACACGAGCTGGAGTTGGCCAAGGAGCTGGATCCCCGCGATCCCACGGCCTCGCTCTACGACGCCCTTCTCCAACAGCGATTGAATCGTGTGAACGCGGCGGTCCGGGAACTCGAGCAAGCCGAAAACCTGAATTCCAATCGACGTTTGTATCGGTCACGACTGCTGCTGGATCAGGATCGGGCGGTGGCGAGCGCCAACCTGGCCACGGTTTACCAGGATGCCGGGATGGCGGAGCTCAGCCTTCGCGAGGCCTCCCGAGCCGTGACGGCGGACTATGCCAGCTTCTCCTCGCACCTCTTCCTCGCCAACAGCTACAACGCCCTGCGCGACCCCCGACAAATCGACCTGCGCTACGAAACTCCCTGGCAAAGTGAATACCTGGTCGCGGCATTGCTCGCGCCGGTCGGCGGCGGCACGCTGTCTCCCTATGTCTCGCAGCAGGAATACTCCAAGTTCTTCGAACGGGATCGACTTGGATTCAGTTCCCGATCCGACTACCTCAGCGGTGGCGATTGGTATCAGGCGGCGTCGCTTTACGGTCAGTTTCAAAACACCAGCTTCGCGGTCGACACCACTTACCGAAGCGAGCAAGGCGAGCAGGCCAATGGAGACCTCGAACAGCTCAACGTCGATCTCAAAATCAAGGCGCAGCTCACCGCTCAAGACAGCTTGTTCGTGCAAACGACCTACTTCGACGCCACCTCCGGAGACGTCAGCGCGCTCTACAATCCCAGTCAGTCGATTGTCGGCCTGGAAGTGAAGGAAACCCAAGAACCCATCCTCCTGACGGGATACCATCATGAGTGGAGCCCCGGACACCACACCCTGCTCCTGGCGGGACGACTGGATGACTCCTTGTCCGTGACGAACCCCACGCAGTCGACGTTCTGGATCGTTCGGGACCCGGATGGCAGCATCGTCGACTCCGGCACCGTCCAACTGCAGCAGGACTACCGGAGCCGGTTAGAAATCTACCTCGCGGAGCTGCAGCAAATCGGTGAGGCTGGAAGGTGGACCTGGATGGGCGGCGCGCGGTTCCAGGCCGGTGAATTTCGGACTCAAAATGCCCATGAAGTCATTCCGTTCGGATTCCCTCCCATTTTCTCCAACTCATTTCAAGATCTCGCCCAAAGCGAAGAGAATTCCTTTGAGCGAATCAGCACCTATGGATACGTGCATCGGGAGTTGCACGAGACCCTCCGCGCCACGGTTGGCCTGAGCTATGACCGCTTGATCTACCCTGAGAACCATCGCTTTGCGCCGCTCTCCGCCCAGGAGTCCAAGGCGGAACAGCTCTCGCCCAAAGCAGGTCTCATTTGGACGCCGGGTCCGCGCACCACCTTCCGCGGCGCCTTTACCCGTTCCCAGGGTGGTGCCAGCCTCGACCAAAGTTATCAACTGGAGCCCTCACAAGTCGCCGGCTTTCAACAAAGTTTTCGCAGCCTGATCCCCGAATCGATCGGTTCCGCCAACGCGGGCGCCAGCTTCGAAACGTTCGGACTAGCCTGGGATCAGAAGTTCTCCCAGTCCACCTACCTCATGATCTCCGGCGAGGTTCTCAACTCCGAGGTTGAGCGCGACCTCGGGGTGCTGGATCTGACGGGAGTGCGGCCGTGGCGTCCTTCCCAGGTGGGGGAATCCCTCGACTATCGCGAGCGTGTCATCTCGGTCATGGCTCATCAGCTCGTCGGAGAACTCTGGTCCTTCGGCGCCAAATACCAGTTGATCGAATCCGAACTGCAGGATCGTTTTCCGGAGTTTGTTGGGAATGTTCGCGATGCAGCCCTCGAAGCACTTCTCCATCAAGTGAAGGGATTTGCCATTTTTACCCATCCGAGCGGATTCTTCGGACAATTCGACTCCGTGCTCCTGGCTCAACACAATCGCGGTTACACCCCAGAGCTGACCGACGACACGTTCTGGCAGTTCAACCTCCAGGCCGGATACCGGTTCTGGCAGCGCCGCATCGAAGCGCGCGTGGGGATTTTGAACCTCACCGACCAGGACTATCGGCTGAACCCGCTGAATCTTACCGCCCGACTGCCTCGCGACCGCACATTCATGGCCAGCTTCCGGTTTAGCTACTGA
- a CDS encoding CHASE2 domain-containing protein, translating to MLFPPFDGLLSRWSYDWGFHLRAPVELERCPVVVVYMDDESHQQLEQTGISAWDRRLHGQLIRRLKELGAAVIAFDVLFRPPYADTNATRSLLAAADQHGQVFFAATGARSAVPTGQMGVWRVLPPEFDLPATISYGLVEESKQEGSIREHETPLNNVEPLSWKVARAVLQDPPVPATRRRWINFYGPVGAIPHVSYASVLSNTFSRSISFSNSVVYVGAGVNVPFTKGAETDAFRTPFSEKFHGVALNATVFLNLYYGDWLTRIPAFVELAIVVLMGVASGLLFSRLPSLWTIPLALVAVAVLLFAVRLLLLHTHVWFSWVIPVLIQIPGALLCTAVTANLRLMKEKRLLTEELQHRLEAGAASVKGPPSSAVPAAAANRGEEDRTLVTPQNPFTVPNYTLIRRIGKGAYGEVWVAKNAVGLLHAVKIIHRHAFDMPEPFEREFRGVQSYMPISLGHPGLVPVLYVGRDAEFDCFYYMMELADDAEKGVAVDVHTYVPRSLDQDLARSGSLPARHCVQIGLRLAETLAYLHSQKLVHRDIKPSNVIFVRGQPKFADLGLVTRTVGERGAGSEVTATYVGTKGYIPPEGSGTPGADVYALGKVLYQMAWGKEEEKFPALATDLHSRPDRDELMLLNPIILKACEPNLLHRFASADAMLEALRELDRKFSS from the coding sequence ATGTTGTTTCCTCCCTTTGACGGGTTGCTCTCCCGCTGGAGCTATGACTGGGGGTTTCACCTGCGGGCACCGGTGGAATTGGAGCGTTGCCCGGTGGTGGTCGTCTACATGGACGACGAATCGCATCAGCAACTGGAACAGACTGGCATTTCGGCGTGGGATCGCAGGCTCCATGGCCAATTGATTCGCCGGTTGAAGGAGTTGGGTGCGGCTGTGATTGCCTTTGACGTTCTGTTTCGTCCTCCCTACGCCGACACGAACGCGACGCGATCACTGCTCGCGGCCGCCGACCAGCATGGACAAGTGTTCTTTGCCGCCACCGGCGCACGTTCGGCGGTTCCGACCGGGCAGATGGGGGTGTGGCGCGTCCTGCCTCCGGAGTTTGACCTGCCTGCGACCATTTCGTATGGACTGGTCGAAGAATCGAAGCAGGAGGGAAGCATCCGTGAGCACGAAACTCCTTTGAACAACGTGGAGCCGCTCTCTTGGAAGGTGGCTCGGGCGGTTCTGCAGGATCCCCCGGTGCCGGCGACCCGACGGCGCTGGATCAATTTCTATGGTCCTGTGGGAGCGATCCCTCATGTCAGCTACGCCTCTGTGCTTTCGAACACCTTCTCTCGCTCCATCTCCTTTTCAAACAGCGTGGTGTACGTGGGGGCGGGAGTGAACGTGCCGTTCACCAAGGGTGCCGAGACCGACGCATTTCGAACTCCATTCTCCGAGAAATTTCACGGAGTAGCCCTGAACGCGACGGTCTTTTTGAACCTCTACTACGGCGACTGGCTCACCCGAATTCCTGCCTTCGTCGAGTTGGCGATCGTGGTGCTTATGGGGGTCGCGTCCGGGTTGCTGTTTTCCCGTTTGCCGTCGTTGTGGACGATCCCCTTGGCCCTGGTGGCCGTGGCCGTTCTGCTGTTCGCCGTGCGTCTCCTACTGCTGCATACCCATGTCTGGTTTTCCTGGGTGATTCCCGTCCTGATACAGATTCCCGGCGCTCTGCTGTGTACGGCCGTCACTGCCAACCTCCGCTTGATGAAGGAGAAGCGGTTGCTGACCGAGGAGCTGCAGCATCGCCTGGAGGCGGGGGCCGCCTCGGTAAAGGGGCCGCCGTCGTCCGCCGTCCCCGCTGCAGCGGCAAATCGCGGCGAGGAAGATCGCACCCTGGTTACACCTCAGAATCCCTTCACCGTACCCAACTACACCTTGATTCGGCGCATCGGCAAGGGTGCTTATGGGGAGGTGTGGGTCGCCAAAAACGCCGTCGGACTGCTGCACGCGGTTAAGATTATTCACCGGCATGCCTTTGATATGCCCGAGCCCTTCGAGCGAGAGTTTCGCGGCGTGCAAAGCTACATGCCGATCTCCCTGGGCCACCCGGGGTTGGTCCCCGTCTTGTATGTGGGACGGGATGCTGAATTCGACTGTTTCTATTACATGATGGAGCTGGCCGATGACGCCGAGAAGGGGGTGGCTGTAGATGTTCATACCTATGTGCCTCGCTCCTTGGATCAAGATCTGGCCCGCTCCGGCTCTCTGCCGGCCCGACACTGTGTTCAGATCGGACTGCGTTTGGCCGAAACCCTGGCCTACCTGCACAGCCAAAAGCTCGTCCATCGGGATATCAAGCCCTCCAATGTCATCTTCGTCCGAGGGCAGCCTAAGTTTGCGGACCTGGGGCTGGTCACCCGCACGGTGGGTGAACGGGGCGCGGGTTCGGAGGTGACCGCGACCTATGTTGGCACCAAGGGCTATATTCCGCCGGAAGGTTCGGGCACGCCGGGGGCCGATGTCTACGCGCTGGGTAAAGTCCTTTATCAAATGGCGTGGGGCAAGGAGGAGGAGAAGTTTCCCGCCTTGGCGACGGATCTTCACAGCCGGCCTGATCGGGACGAGCTGATGCTCTTGAATCCGATCATCCTCAAGGCCTGCGAACCGAACCTTCTGCATCGTTTCGCCAGTGCCGATGCCATGCTGGAGGCGCTGCGGGAACTGGATCGGAAGTTCAGTAGCTAA
- a CDS encoding HIT domain-containing protein, with the protein MEVLHAPWRIQYILSPKPPASDVSLFSRIAQSNDDVAHHVIVRDRTCFAMLNAYPYNGGHLMVIPYKQVADLAELTDQELTDLMRLTKRCQAALRAVMKPDGFNVGFNLGRAAGAGIAEHLHLHIVPRWSGDTNFMAVLGGTSVVPQALTELAAQLRDALKATDQPVA; encoded by the coding sequence ATGGAAGTGCTGCACGCCCCTTGGCGCATCCAATATATCTTGTCGCCGAAGCCCCCAGCCTCGGATGTGTCCCTCTTTTCCCGAATCGCCCAATCCAATGACGATGTGGCCCATCATGTGATCGTCCGGGATCGCACCTGCTTCGCCATGCTGAATGCCTACCCCTACAACGGCGGGCATCTCATGGTGATCCCCTACAAACAGGTGGCGGACTTGGCGGAGCTCACCGATCAGGAACTCACCGATCTGATGCGCCTGACCAAGCGCTGCCAGGCCGCGCTACGCGCCGTCATGAAACCGGATGGATTCAACGTCGGGTTCAACCTGGGCCGCGCCGCGGGAGCCGGCATCGCCGAACATCTCCACCTGCACATCGTGCCGCGCTGGAGCGGGGACACCAACTTCATGGCGGTCCTGGGCGGAACCTCGGTGGTTCCCCAGGCGCTCACCGAGCTGGCTGCCCAGCTGCGGGATGCTCTCAAAGCTACCGACCAGCCGGTCGCTTAA
- a CDS encoding PhoH family protein, with the protein MTSETLHFDNARLAQQLFNNDPHNLAAVENTLKVKLTARDGFIKIEGTTENVSLARQLFVALEGSLKSGTVIKNREFSQALNIIANEGVDALQSLYAERIPVSSRKSAVAPKTLGQKRYIEMIRKHDVTFGVGPAGTGKTYLAMAMAVAALKEDKISRIILTRPAVEAGEALGFLPGDLYEKIDPYLRPLLDALHDMLPAEEVIKHREKGIIEIAPLAYMRGRTLNHAFIILDEAQNSMTEQMLMFLTRLGYSSKAVITGDPTQIDLVGSRKSGLLEALIALRKTEGIGIAEFSKRDVVRHPLVQRIIASYEEHRGTKS; encoded by the coding sequence ATGACCTCCGAGACTCTCCATTTTGACAACGCCCGACTGGCTCAACAATTGTTCAACAATGACCCACATAACCTGGCAGCGGTCGAGAACACCCTCAAGGTGAAGCTCACCGCCCGGGACGGCTTCATCAAGATCGAGGGGACAACGGAGAATGTCAGCCTCGCGCGACAGCTCTTCGTCGCACTGGAGGGCTCCCTGAAGAGCGGCACCGTCATCAAGAACCGGGAGTTCAGCCAGGCTCTGAATATCATCGCGAACGAAGGTGTGGACGCGCTGCAAAGCCTGTACGCGGAACGCATCCCGGTCTCGAGTCGCAAATCGGCGGTGGCGCCTAAGACGCTGGGACAAAAGCGCTACATCGAAATGATCCGCAAGCACGATGTGACGTTCGGCGTGGGACCCGCCGGCACCGGCAAGACCTATCTCGCCATGGCCATGGCGGTGGCGGCACTCAAGGAGGACAAAATCAGTCGCATCATTCTCACCCGCCCAGCCGTCGAGGCCGGAGAAGCGCTCGGCTTCCTCCCGGGCGATCTCTATGAGAAGATCGACCCCTACCTACGCCCGCTCCTCGATGCTCTGCACGATATGTTGCCCGCGGAGGAGGTCATCAAGCATCGGGAAAAGGGAATCATCGAGATCGCCCCGCTGGCTTACATGCGCGGGCGAACCTTGAACCATGCCTTCATCATCCTAGACGAGGCGCAGAACTCCATGACCGAGCAGATGCTCATGTTCCTCACCCGCCTCGGCTACAGCTCCAAGGCCGTGATCACCGGCGACCCCACTCAGATCGACCTGGTCGGCAGCCGAAAATCCGGCCTGCTCGAGGCGCTGATCGCGCTGCGCAAAACGGAAGGCATTGGGATCGCCGAATTCAGCAAGCGCGATGTCGTACGCCACCCCCTGGTCCAGCGCATCATCGCCTCCTACGAGGAACACCGCGGGACCAAATCATGA
- the ybeY gene encoding rRNA maturation RNase YbeY, giving the protein MIVEIRNRQRTQPVDLPLLKSITLQVLEEHLELTEVELGIHLVSAREMARVNQQYLQHEGSTDVITFDHSPIPVARPTVPTPIHGELFICVEDAQEQAVEFGTSWQEEVVRYVIHGILHLCGYDDLKPAPRREMKQEESRLLRKVAKVHDLERIGRQMKRTPTTRKRRTAS; this is encoded by the coding sequence ATGATCGTCGAGATTCGCAATCGGCAGCGAACACAGCCGGTGGATCTGCCCCTGCTGAAATCCATCACGCTTCAGGTGCTGGAGGAGCATCTCGAATTGACCGAGGTCGAGCTGGGCATTCACCTCGTGAGCGCCCGGGAGATGGCGCGGGTGAACCAGCAGTACTTGCAACACGAGGGTTCGACCGACGTGATCACCTTCGACCATTCGCCGATTCCCGTCGCTCGTCCCACCGTGCCCACCCCCATTCATGGCGAACTCTTCATCTGCGTCGAGGATGCCCAAGAGCAGGCCGTCGAGTTCGGGACTTCCTGGCAGGAGGAAGTGGTGCGTTACGTGATCCATGGCATTTTGCATCTGTGCGGTTACGATGACCTGAAGCCGGCGCCACGCCGCGAGATGAAACAGGAGGAGTCCCGCTTGCTCCGCAAGGTGGCAAAAGTTCATGACCTGGAACGCATCGGACGACAGATGAAGCGAACTCCCACTACCCGTAAACGACGAACTGCTTCCTGA
- the recO gene encoding DNA repair protein RecO has translation MADERTNGIILRTRPLTETSLIVQWLTPDLGRLSTVAKGARRPKSSFRGKLDLFFEAEFSFQRSRRSDLHTLREVSLRSTRPALRTDLPRIEQAAYFVNLLEQTTERETPLPEFHALFEDALAFLEAHPPRPQTVFAFEFRLLELLGLEPDIESSSLGDGAKAIARRLHEPDWKPLAVLELSPVQKAELDRFLQAHLLLHLDRIPASRHVALQPT, from the coding sequence ATGGCCGATGAACGCACCAACGGGATCATCCTCCGGACTCGCCCCCTGACCGAGACCAGCCTGATCGTTCAGTGGCTCACCCCCGATCTCGGCCGCCTCTCCACCGTCGCCAAAGGAGCGCGCCGTCCCAAGTCTTCCTTTCGCGGCAAGCTCGACTTGTTTTTCGAAGCTGAGTTCAGCTTTCAGCGAAGTCGTCGATCCGACCTGCACACGCTCCGAGAAGTCTCCCTGAGATCCACCCGCCCCGCACTGCGCACCGACCTACCCCGCATCGAGCAGGCCGCCTATTTTGTGAACTTGCTGGAACAAACGACGGAGAGGGAAACTCCCCTGCCCGAGTTTCACGCGCTGTTCGAAGACGCGCTCGCTTTTCTGGAAGCGCACCCCCCTCGCCCCCAAACCGTGTTCGCTTTCGAATTCCGACTACTGGAGCTACTCGGGCTGGAGCCCGACATCGAGAGCAGTTCGCTAGGCGACGGCGCCAAGGCCATCGCCCGCCGCCTCCACGAGCCCGACTGGAAACCGTTAGCAGTCCTCGAGTTGAGCCCGGTCCAGAAGGCGGAACTCGATCGCTTTCTGCAGGCCCACCTGCTCCTGCATCTAGACCGGATACCTGCCAGCCGACACGTAGCGCTCCAGCCGACGTAA